From a single Oncorhynchus tshawytscha isolate Ot180627B linkage group LG29, Otsh_v2.0, whole genome shotgun sequence genomic region:
- the LOC112231417 gene encoding RAC-beta serine/threonine-protein kinase-like, producing the protein MNEASVVREGWLHKRGEYIKTWRPRYFILKSDGSFIGYKEKPELSDQSLPPLNNFSVGECQLMKTERPKPNTFVIRCLQWTTVIERTFHVESNAEREGWMRAIQAVANGLKVREEEEPMDLFGSPSDSSSIEEMEVAMSKTNSKVTMSDFDYLKLLGKGTFGKVILVKEKATGMHYAMKILRKEVIIAKDEVAHTVTESRVLQNTRHPFLTTLKYAFQTHDRLCFVMEYANGGELFFHLSRDRVFTEDRARFYGAEIVSALEYLHSRDVVYRDLKLENLMLDNDGHVKITDFGLCKEGITDGATMKTFCGTPEYLAPEVLEDNDYGRAVDWWGLGVVMYEMMCGRLPFYNQDHERLFELILMEEIRFPKNLAPEGRALLSGLLKKDPKQRLGGGPDDAKEVMSHKFFTSINWQDVVDRKLTPPFKPQVTSETDTRYFDDEFTAQTITVTPPDKYTNLDCGIPNQPAHFPQFSYSASIRE; encoded by the exons ATGAATGAGGCCAGCGTAGTCAGGGAAGGATGGCTCCACAAGAGAG GTGAGTACATCAAGACTTGGAGGCCGCGCTACTTCATCCTGAAGAGTGACGGCTCCTTCATCGGCTACAAAGAGAAGCCTGAGCTGTCCGACCAGAGCTTGCCCCCTCTCAACAATTTCTCAGTGGGAG AATGCCAGCTGATGAAAACGGAGCGGCCCAAGCCGAACACGTTCGTTATCCGCTGCCTGCAGTGGACCACTGTCATCGAGAGGACCTTCCATGTAGAAAGCAATgctgagag agaggggTGGATGCGTGCCATCCAGGCAGTGGCCAATGGGTTGAAGGtacgagaggaggaggagcccATGGACCTGTTTGGTTCTCCCAGCGACAGCAGCAGCATTGAGGAGATGGAGGTGGCCATGTCCAAGACCAACTCTaaagtg aCGATGAGTGACTTTGACTACCTGAAGCTGCTGGGGAAGGGCACGTTTGGCAAGGTGATCCTGGTCAAGGAGAAAGCCACAGGGATGCACTACGCCATGAAGATCCTGCGCAAGGAGGTCATCATCGCTAAG GACGAGGTAGCGCACACGGTTACGGAGAGCAGAGTGTTACAGAACACCCGGCATCCCTTCCTCACG ACACTGAAATACGCTTTCCAGACTCATGACCGATTATGTTTTGTGATGGAATACGCCAACGGAGGAGAG CTCTTCTTCCACCTGTCTCGGGATCGTGTGTTCACGGAAGACCGGGCCCGTTTCTATGGCGCTGAGATCGTATCTGCGTTGGAGTACCTCCACTCTCGTGACGTGGTATACAGGGACCTGAAG CTGGAGAATCTAATGCTGGACAATGATGGACATGTTAAAATCACAGACTTTGGGCTGTGTAAGGAAGGCATCACGGACGGTGCCACCATGAAGACCTTCTGCGGTACCCCGGAGTACCTGGCGCCGGAG GTGCTAGAGGACAATGACTACGGCCGGGCGGTGGACTGGTGGGGCCTGGGCGTAGTCATGTACGAGATGATGTGCGGTCGGCTGCCCTTCTACAACCAAGACCACGAGCGGCTTTTTGAGCTCATCCTCATGGAGGAGATCCGATTCCCCAAGAACCTGGCCCCAGAGGGCAGGGCCCTGCTCAGCGGCCTGCTCAAAAAGGATCCCAAGCAAAG GTTAGGGGGAGGACCGGATGATGCCAAAGAAGTGATGTCCCACAAGTTCTTCACCTCCATCAACTGGCAGGACGTGGTAGATAGAAAG ctGACTCCGCCCTTCAAGCCTCAGGTGACGTCAGAGACTGATACACGTTACTTCGACGATGAGTTCACGGCACAGACCATCACCGTCACGCCTCCAGACAAGT ATACCAACCTGGACTGTGGCATCCCCAACCAGCCAGCACACTTCCCCCAGTTCTCTTACTCTGCCAGCATACGAGAGTGA